aacaacacagtgtcacttacagcagcccaaacaGAGGCTGCtgtgcacacaaacaacacatgcaccacagagttctagtgtaacaattacaaatcaaacataatataaataaagcagcagtaattacctttcaagcagaaaagtcaccaattccatcttctactcctgcataacatacactgtaaaaaagatgctCCAGCCCAATTATTGACCGATTTattaattatgaaaataatcgttAGCTGCAgctctagtgtgtgtgtttactgtctGGTCCCAATAATGATTTGTGGGCAAGGCtcttggagcagttaagacatgccctGTCTATATTGTAAAATCtacgtttatttgtttgttgtttacttTCAGGTGTCTGAAGGTGAACTTGCGGCCATGAGACCAACCGTGTCCAGACAGCGGCGAATCCTTGACCCATCGGCCATCATCCCTGTTCCCGTCTACTCCAATCAGGTGAGAgatggtgggcggggcttagagATGGACTCGTCAAACTTTTTTTACTCAAACATTGACTTTTAAAAGAAATTCAAGAATGTTGAAAACTTCCTCTGAGACCCGTCTtgtgttttggttagcttagcttatagCAGCATTGGCTGAACAGGGTAAAGGGGCGTGGCTATTTGTGTTCAGGTGAGGAGTGGTCTGCAGATGAAGCCCAAAGCAGCGCTGATCAGTGAGAGGAACGTCACaggtaacaaacaaacaaactgtgtgtgtgtgtgtgtgagactcagcgtgtgtgtgtgtgtgtgtgttcagacgACGTTCTTCTCTCTCCGTTCTCAAATCGAGGTGCATCGCTGACCGTCATCAACATTGACTCTGAGGACGAGGACGAGCCCAAGAAacaccaacaaacaaacaaacaactggagtgagaacacacacacacacacacacacacacacacacacacacacacactatgggcCTGTTCTATGAAGCTGAATACAAACACGTTCACTTAAACCAACCGTTTCCAACCTGGCTGCGTGTGCGCTCACATAAAAAAGGGCGGAGTTAGCAGCGTGTGACCAATCAATCAATAACTTAACATGGTGATTttgcctaagttaccatggtgattttgcTCAGTGAGAAGGTAACCAGCATCTTAGTACAGGACGCACCAAATATggtaatgtttgtttgtttgtttttttttgatgcaGAGAGCCCCCGCGCtgcccctccccccctcctctaCTCAGTCCAGATCATAAACAGTCCAGAAAAGTTCAGCGGAagctcaggtgtgtgtgtgtctgtgtgtgtgtctgtgtgtgtgtgtctgtctgtctgtctgtctgtctgtctgtctgtctgtctgtctgtgtctgtgtctgtgtgtgtgtgtgtgtgtgtgtgtgtgtgtgtgtgtgtgtgtgtgtgtgtgtgtgtgtgtgtgtgtgtgtgtgtgtgtgtgtgtgtgtgtgtgtgtgtgtgtgtgtgtgtgtgtgtgtgtgtgtgtgtgtgtgtgtgtgtgcgcgcgtgtgtgtgtgcgtgcgtgcgtgcgtgcgtgcgcgtgtgtgtgcgtgcgtgcgtgcgtgtgctcTCTTTTACTCCTGTTCTTGTTCCACTGCGTCTCTCAGTGAAATCGACAGGAAGTTGAACTCTTTGATTTCTGTGGAGCGACAAACACGTAGTAAACGGCGTCGTGGATCCTCACCTGCTCCGCCTCTGATGGggtgtgatgatgatgtcatcaccctCAGTCCCACGCTCCGTGAGATTCCTCTGAAAGTTCGATGTGGGACTGTAATCCACAAGATCCCTGTACAGATAGTACgagagttacacacacacaaaataacacttttctttctttttttatttcttgacTTTATTTTAAAGTCTTTTAAGTTTCTCACAAtgagttacacacacactgtttgtttttctgtttaatttatattgatattcatgtttgtttgtctaACAAACAGTTGGAAACAAACGTTTGAGTGTTTGTGTCTCTTTAGTCGACTCCCGTGAGCTCGGTGCTCACTCAGCTGTCTGTCATCCtggaagccccgccccctcgccTGCTGCTGCTCAGGGACGGAGTGGAGCTGCCCAACAATTGGTCCATCGGACAGCTCGGCATTGGCATCACTGACATCATCGGTGAGTCGCCGTGACATCATCTTTGACGTTGACTCCAGTGATGTAGTTGTTGTCGTAGTAACGCTTGTGTGTGGTGGTGCAGAGTGCTTCGTCATGGCGGAGGAGTCAGgcggtgacatcatcactgtgcgACTGCAGAGCAAAGACAGAGACTCCACCCAGGAGTTCTCCCTGCCCAGGGTTTGTAACTCCGCCCCTTTTCATTGTCTGTTTATTAACTTGTTTACGTGTTTTGgtaaatattgttattaaatgtttggCGGTTGCTATGGAAATGGCTGCACTTCCCTCTGTCCTGCAGGAGGCGCCGCTTAGCTCCGTCTTCATTCGCTTCACGTCTCAAATGTCGCCCGAAAAACGTAAGAGTGTGCGATTCCTGTTTGACGGATGCAAAGTGTTGCCGCATCAGACGCCGGCTCAGCTCGACATGGAGGATGGTGACATCATTGAGGTGTGGCTGTGATGTCACATCCtgtctttttttgcttttgtgtttGTTCATATGAAATCTGTGTATTATTAAAGAGCACTTTGTACGTTAAGTTGTAccatttttcagtgtttttttctgtaaataaattaatttcaaagttgttcagatttatttatgtacacacacaccagtgacgtgcagtcagggtaggcaagggaggcagtgcctacccaagggtgaagtgatattttgattatttgttttaattataattataaattattgatttttcctacggtacctataagtttgaaagtgtcagcattttgtgcttttcatagcataaatgactaaacatcactatttcctggtgctgcagagacgctgcacagtcccACTcagctgtaaggcaggaggaggaggccacaccccctcccaaaagcacattgctgctctgcctctgttcccatagcgtgtttttatgtgttagcGCATGCGCAGCCGGTTCCCcaaaatgaaaaccatttaccgtgctatgctaaatgctatatgtacgtTTACAGTGCATTAGTTAATCTATATCATGCTCCGCTCctgctatgttctctagctagtgggcgggagaACGCTaaagtcaggatgacagcgctagagatgataaagaaactttattttgaggaaaaacaacatcttttaaaagatggagaccaacacctgagctaccagaccttcagcaaaggtaaggtcagaacattgttggtactttctacagtgaatggaacaaaaggaaggattgactttgtggatgttcctcactgatgatgttctgagttgttgttgttgacattttctccatgtttctgtgtttccaacacaaacaacagatgtgctgtcgtgtcatgagatatatgttgttgggagagtatggaggatatattaaataatgtttatgtttctttaatggtgtttatgatgttgattttgttagatgataaatacttgttcatgtggatcttattggtttttttctttcttattatgaattttatattttgataatcgcaatgagatgactttgttgtaaattgtgcaaataaagttgaattgaattaacacttgccagcagcaacatatgaaattgtcattggtggtctcgatttgcaacgccctgcctacccaaccctagtgatCACTGCACgtcacttacacacacacacatacagtcatGGACGAAAGTAGTATTGGCACCCATTGAAATTTTCCACAAATTACACCATTTCTCCTATAAATTGTTGCAATTCCAAATGTGTTTGTTACACAGGTGTTAAAAAGccaaaatgtacattattttacaGAGTTTAAAAAATCAACCGGACCAAATTGTTGCCACCTTTTTGCCACAAATGAGTTTAAATTAGCATcacatgcttgaaataaaataattgctTCACAGAAAAAATGCTATTTTAGGGTCTCGATCCAAGACAGCTCTCAGGGAATTCAGGGAGGTCGGGTTTATCCTAAAAATGTATAAGATTGAAGTCagatttttgtattgttttcagCAAGAGAAGGGAGTCCATCAAGGTCTCGGGGGTGATTAGGAAAGTGAAAATGCTGAATCTATAAGAAATAGAATAAATTAGAATGAGGGAGAGTTAAATTTTTTTGACAATCTGTAAATGAAGGGAAAATACCATCAATATAGAAGTCAAACAAGGATCTGCAGACCTTTGTTTAACCAGGATTTAAATGCAAGGTTGGAACAAGATGgaagaaataaaaggtttattattagtcattgtaaatatttttggatttattgAAGCCAGTGTAAtaatttggctttaaagtactttatttatttttagtataccatttttgttttgttattttaagtatatgtaattttaattttacagtatttttttttattgtgtttttagattACTTCCACTATTAGACtttttagagtatttttttaattctttatttaaaTACGGGAGTAATTTATTCTCATGTCTTGGTGCTGTTTCtatattctttgtgttttattctaATCTAGGTCATTGGGCTCAGACAGCTGGGAGGACGCAGCAGGAAACGGCCCCGCTCGTCCCTCCCCGGCAGTCCGAGCCATCTTGTCTTCACTTCGAACAAAAAACAGCACCGGTCCGGGATGTGGGTCGGGGTTTAGCCTTCGGTGTGTTTCGGAACGGCTCCGGTCAGGGATGGACCTCGGTCTTTGACCCCTGCTGTGTTTCTCAGAGGCTCCGGTGGAGACCGGCTCCGGTTCGTGGGGAGCCAGCCTGGCTGGCCCCGCCGAGCTAACACTCCGCCTGTGACCCAGAGGCTGCTCAAAGTGAGCAGAACCACCACTAACCCTGTTGGACACCCCGAGGAGGACTGCCCGGGGCAGGCGATGGGTGACACGGCGTGTTGAAGCTGCTTTGATCTGGATATGAGGAGGTCCGTTAGCTGCTAGCTTGGCTGCAAACTGTTGTTTATCggaaccacaacaacaacaagccgCGGTGAGTGAGGCGGAGGCGGCTAGGTTTCCACCGGAGCTCCCGGAGTAGCCCCGAGTTAGCGTCTGTTAGCACCAGGCGAGCTCTTGGCATAGGTTTTAATTAGTATCCGGTTAGCTTCTGTTAGCTTTCTGGTTAGCATCTGTTAGCACCGGATTAGCTCCCATCTTAGGTTTTATTAGGTCACCGGTTAGCATCCATGAGCACTGCCGTTAGCACCCGAGCTAGCTCTCTGCTAAGCATTTTAATTatctttattaatattaatttgatAGTAAATACAACGAGAAACCtttaaattcatcatcaaatgacaactgtttattttgtgttgctTCATTTAagttgttttatattaaaaactagattttttttttcaaggtaaAAGATAACCAGATTGTTTAAGGTAAACTATAAccaaatataatatatagattaaagtgtattgtttgttttgtatgtaataaaatTGAGGTATTTTGGAAATCCCGATCTTTTTGGATTAAAAATAGTCCCAGAGACAATCCTGTAGAGTGTGACTGATCAGGATAATCATCTATTTATTATGTCAGTTATTAACTGAAGAATGTGAATGAAAATATCTTAAATTTTAGGTCAGTGTAAcgaacattaaacacacactgctgtCACTTTATAAAGCCCTGATTTCAAGCTTCCAGTCAGAAAACTAAAACCATGGCAATGACTAGTTTAGTGTTTCTGATTGGGTTATAAGGCCCTTTAGTAAAAGTACATTAATAAatcaatacataaaaaaaacatatctaaACTCTAAATTAAACTCTGCACTCTATGGTGTAAAATAGTGCAAATGAACCCAAATAACTGATGAAATTGATGCAAAACTATTGTTCATTTgatgaaaaacacaataaataacaatggttgtttttatttcatgttaatCAGCTCCTCCTGCTCCGTTGTCAGGCAGAGACAGAcccgatgatgtcatcaacaagcatgattgtgattggtcgaTAGACTCCAGATTTCTCTACCATAGGCtacttttatataatttatagtGTCTACCGCATACACCACACATCCTTAAAACTAAAGTGCATCTTATAAcacagccccgcccctttaTTCGTGAATCTTGTTTAGGCAGCgccgctatgtgctaagctaactaaaacATCAGAGAAAGAAGCACATTAACTTCTACAATACACAGTAGTTTCCTTCTTTATAAATCTGTAACAAAGAACAGATCTGTTCTTTAAATGActagatttttttaatctagtcatgtgacacagtgtgtgtgtgtgtgtgtgtcactattgtgtgtgtgtttcctctcAGCTGTTCTCACACTCAGCACATCAGTGTGTATATAAATAGAAAGTGGCTGAGTGAACGATCAGCCTCTGACTGTTAGCGGTACATTAGGCTGCAGCCGCGCTAGCCCGGTTAGCGTCTAATCACTGCACGGTTTCAGGACAAACCTGAATCTAGACCACGATCAAGATCTGATTTTGGTTTgatttgtttaaactgacagaaaaactcCATCagatacaaataaaacacaggaaGAAACTGTAATGTTTATCTCTTTTAATATTTGTCAGTCTTATTTATTTGGCAtttatgaatattattattttatttaacaagtATTTATCAATGTGTGATTGATCAAGTTTGTTGGTGTTAATTATTTTAtcgtaattattttattatatatatatatatatatataaaatctatATGTCAGTTTGTTGTATATTATTCAGTAATAGTTGTGGTGTGGCACCTCCCATTGCAGGCTCGGCCATGCCCTCCAATGTGCGCGTGGGGAGCCTAAAGGACCCGGACGTGGCCGACCTTTTCTGTAAAGATGATCCAGAGAAGCTTTTTGCCGACCTGCGAGAGATCGGACACGGAAGCTTTGGAGCTGTTTACTTTgtgagtgacacacacacacacacacacacacacacacacgcacacacacacacacacacacacacacacacacacacacacacacacacacactctgcttaatttgtaaatcatcaggtccctgAGCGCACTGAGCAAAGTGATGGAGCGCATGTGGGGTGTGCTCATCGGACCTGGGGGGGCAGGGAAGAGTGCGTACAACTGCAGAGCAGCTCCCAAAATCAGCTGCAGTCTGTGAGAGAGGGTTCTcaacataaaatgtaataaagtcAGATATGAGGGCCAATCTACACACTGATACTGTGGAGGACCTCATCAAaatcatcatggagggaccagaactgatggactatgataccaggacaaatgttcagctgtggttctctcagaccagtggtctgcaacctgtggctctggagcctaatgtggccctttgactcttatacaatggctccctatagctttaaaaaaaactattgaaataaatagttattttttacagaaactattaatgattaatgacaaataaaatcaagatataccaatttattaacctaaaattAATCaggttgtacaatgactcagcacattcctacttcacctccaacaacatctacagaccatcaactttcctccacctgtgactaaccttaagttttaaatccctggtaagaaactaaaccaacaaaaacactatttctggaagaaaatacagattttaattgtgtgggaacagattcatttaaccaccaatgtacaggttaaatatgtatgttttatgtgtggcaagaaatgagtaattagcatgtgttgatcacatgatcatgtgttattatattcatgttactttttgtagactttcatatacattaactataaaaatcttctttataaacattgtgttcatgtaaactgagatgtgtaagaatttgaagataaagatactgttttattgtgatttatttatgttaatttactttatttcattttgaactgtttttaagtttctatttacatgatcaatataaatcaaatcaaacattattctatataattctaactgtatataatgtaatccactgtattgtcttcatagagaaggtatttatggctccaggaggactttaatccaggtgagatgaggttaaatggttccttgtagagtaaaggttacagacccctgaccaggggaagagggttaggagaccccactatcagagctggaccctctgaatttaattcatggtgaaacaatgcagatgataagttggttatgttactgttaacttcattcatgtacagcatttctgaaaaaaaaaaaaaaaatatgtaacctgttgttatgatttactgttatttaaaacatttttcttacatcttttaaaattatataaaattaatgacctgttatttcagccactgcttgttgcagaaaaatcaaatattgacactaaaacattttgcaaatatcataTCTCAaatcactgtcaatctttacttcatacaaaactacggtacggGTAAGGGTGCACCGCCTCCACTGGAAAGGTTTGTGTAGAGTCAGGCTGTGTGTGCTAAAGGCTAACTGTGGGCGCACTAGTGTGTGCTAAAGGCTAACAGCTGCTAATACAGATAACACGATTCATGGAAACTTCTGATTTAGATCAAACTTCACcacgagtttttttttttatccgacAGGCTCGAGATGTGCGTAACAATGAGGTGGTTGCCATCAAGAAGATGTCGTACAGCGGCAAACAGACCAACGAGGTGAGCAAAGCAGTAGAATCAGTAAAAAACCCATTAAACCAGTTGATAAACTGTGGGAAACCAGAGTCAAACCAGTACAAAGCTGTGTACCATAAAACCAACTGTCATCCATCAAGCCTAAAACCATAGAAACCACTACATGATCTACTACCAGTGACTGTACTGGTAAAGGTCATCAGGAGCCTGTAATGGTCCCACAGGTAAAACACATGAGTTTGTAGCTCCGCCTCTTTAACCTGAGGCGCCCCCTGGCCTACATACACAGACCAGGAACAATATCTTCTCGTTAGAGCGGCTGCGATGTGAcgcactttaaacacacacacacactctgtgttTGTGTAGAAATGGCAGGACATCATCAAAGAGGTGAAGTTCCTGCAGAAGCTTCGTCATCCAAACACCATCGAATATCGAGGCTGTTACCTGAGGGAGCACACGGCCTGGGTGAGTACCACACTCATACTGGACTACCACAGTAGCTCCTCCCACCTCTAACTGACACCGATCATTCTGACTTTCTGTGGGATTCAGAAACTAATCACCAAActtcctccaaaataaaacatgaaactttgtttttatttttgcttaaaaggggacatatcatgctaaatccacttttttagcccttaaatgcattttgctgtatatttagattgtttagaagtacagaaaagtccaaattagtctcttcaggtgctccgtagatatctttttattctgttttggtcatatttttcaatctgttttgatttttctattctctattacgttttttgaacaataacgtcacagtatttgcagcagaactgccatattaggacatcgactccaggtccaacacttcgagcaatccgccatttttatttctggcttttattttgtagtccaagctccaggatgcagaagttacgagaggataagtcaaaatgttgggttgttggatgtagtaacccacacgcttcattacaccgtctcccagcatcagaaccttttcaaagtgtctggttgagttttattttttatagaaatgtaccacatctgtggataaggtcatttctgtgtgtgtgaagcacttcaatgatgactgcttcatcaacctccaccagtataaagaaggatttacagaaagactttgtctgattgagggttcaattccttctatctttggagacgatgaacagagcacttcggtaagctgtaaataacgctaaaaagtgtgatgataagacgtccctgtcattgttttgttagcattagcattagcaccgtcttcatatgttagcgctgtgtgctcgttttagatccttgatgatatggcctacgtgatttaatttaagtctaaagttttcattagtcatttcattttgacgtttttgtctttgaaaagactgtattaaaatgcatttcatgacgttagcttggcgctagcgttagctcggtgcttgtgttagctcacttgttagggttctgcaggttcatcatcttcattttcatctcgttccactgggtcagactctggctggaacatgtaaggctggatggacaagtctaacgttgttgacattgtgtaaataatctCTGAATAAAAATTTTCtgctccgctacatagccgtatctcttctatcaaactacaaaaatggccgagcagggtggagttgaacctggagagggggcggggtatgaagtgtctcatttgcatttaaagagacagcaccaaaacgagttgctcttagaagcacatcagaaaaggggtagaaaaggggtggagctataataatgaggaattcagacccaagcattgcagttctgctttatatagaccacaactgtgtgatttatatctaaaaaggaaggatttaaaaccatgatatgtcccctttaaagcaaAGTGAAACAAtctttgttttagtttattatttttctgtgtgtgcgtgtgcgtgcgtgcgtgcgtgcgtgtgtgtgtgtgtgtgtgtgtcagctggTGATGGAGTACTGCCTCGGCTCAGCCTCTGACCTGCTGGAAGGttcgtctctctctctttcgTTCTTTACCTTTTCACTATTATTTCactaacttttttattttcttcagttCACAAAAAGCCACTTCAGGAAGTAGAAATAGCAGCCATTACCCATGGTGCACTGCAGGGACTGGCCTACCTTCACTCTCACAACATGATCCACAGgtaacgataaaaaaaaaaaaaaatcagtttcccaatcagtttttttttaggcaCCACATTTCAgagaataaaatatttacagtgAAGGAAAAtaaggggtgtgtgtgtgtgtgtgtgtgtgtgcgtgtgcgcgtgttcCGCTCCCGCAGGGACGTGAAAGCAGGAAACATCCTGCTGACCGAGCCTGGGTTGGTCAAACTGGGAGACTTTGGCTCCGCCTCCATCGTGGCACCTGCCAACTCATTTGTGGGAACGCCGTACTGGTGAGAAATGTAACAGTTtatacttgatttatttttaaatgtcttaacAGAACAAAAAAGGGTCAACAAATGTCTACATCACAGCTGATAACTGTTAATCACAGACGTATAaaggtgtgtgtgcgcgtgtgtgtgtgtgtcaggatgGCTCCTGAGGTGATCCTGGCCATGGATGAGGGTCAGTACGACGGGAAGGTAGATGTTTGGTCTCTGGGAATCACGTCTATAGAGCTGGGTAAGGACCACCTCCTCATGGTTAGCCTAGCATGTCACAGTTCAGtagttttacacaaaataagGGAGCAAAGGATCACATTTTATAATTAATGtaacatgtaaataataataattagtggtGATGGAgctgtaaataaaacatgacCTCAATCACCATTTTTTAACCACCACTGAGTTTGTAGCATTTGAAGTtagcaatcaagctaatgctgaAACAAAAGCTCGCGAAAGCAAAAAGCCAGTCTGTTAGCTATTGTTAGCTCTGTTAGCCACTGTTAGCTATTGTTAGCTCTGTTAGCCATTGTTAGCTCTGTTAGCCACTGTTAGCTCTGTTAGCTCAAACGTGTGTCATGTTAATTTTACTCGTCAATTTTCCACATGctgcactttatttatttatttatttattttctagaatgtttgacttttaggagcttttattCTGTAGCTGTTGAagtaatttttagtttaatctttaaatatccacaaagctgctgcatctggacatttgtttttttttgctctacACTTTAATGAGTCTTTAAGATgtttagtaaattattatttgatCATGTACttcaaaccctgtgattttctttattagtAAAACCTAAATACTGCtgactgtgcactttattttagtcaaagagctGAAAACAGTTCTGCAGTGTTGGAcacgtttagtttgtttttaaaatgaaaatttatatttatatttatatatatatatatttatattttaaacaatgttctaaactttatttatattagacagaactacctcatgtgcagttaaaacatgtttctattgtttcacaataaaataagattaaaacatTCAAGGTGTTTAATGTCAGACTTAAGGTCAGACTTGTTAAAGATCGGTCAGAGAATTGTGTATTGGTGCAGCCCTAGATGTAACATCTGTAACATCTGTCCTGTCTGTCCACAGCTGAGAGGAAGCCTCCTCTCTTCAACATGAACGCTATGAGTGCCTTATACCACATCGCCCAGAACGAGAGCCCCCTCCTCCAGTCCAACCACTGGTGAGGTTCCGCCTCTATGATCGCCTTTTTTTCCCTCAGCGCTGCCTCACAGGTGCTAACCTGTTCCTCCACCTCCAGGTCGGACTGTTTCCGTAACTTTGTGGACTCCTGTCTTCAGAAAATCCCCCAGGACCGACCTACGTCTGACGTGCTGCTAAACGTGAGCCCTTGTTGCTTTTCTTTCCCACGTGAAGTCCTCCTTTAGATCCTCATAACCCCCCCTTTCCTCTGCTTCTGTCCACAGCATCGCTTCCTGAGCAGAGAACGTCCTCTCAGCGTGGTCATGGACCTGATCGCTCGCACCAAGGACGCCGTCAGAGAACTGGACAACCTGCAGTACCGCAAGATGAAGAAGATCCTGTTCCAGGAGACGCACAACGGACCCATGACTGAgggaggggaggaggaggaggtgagggGGGGGGTGTAATTCATCACTTTAGCCTGACAGCTTTTTgaactttaatttatttaatatttattttatttttcctactGTAATGCGTACATTTGTGTTTCATCCTTATTTAAttagccttttcacactcttgaAAATCTCGCTCTCATTTCATTCTCACACacgaggtcaaaggtcaaaagggATAAACTCTCCACTGTCTGaaagagatttagattattttatccATTGGAGCGTTGCTCCCAAGCAGAAAtgctgagttagctgctaaagctaatgctgctaaagctaaaaaaatcaggtttttcctgctttttaaacagtgatcaatcagctgatcagtgcggcgaaagccccgattttaATTTATCGGCCCGTTTAGTGTCCATCCTATGCACTTCCTTTGAAtgtgtaaattgaattaaaataatagcttaataggacctggttagtgaatggtgtacttcgtaaatttaccttttcaaagtgagaatcatactgtccttttcacacttgtcccatcaataataataatacattttatttagaagcgcttttcaaaaactcaactAC
The Gouania willdenowi chromosome 8, fGouWil2.1, whole genome shotgun sequence genome window above contains:
- the nfatc2ip gene encoding NFATC2-interacting protein produces the protein MAEAVSEGELAAMRPTVSRQRRILDPSAIIPVPVYSNQVRSGLQMKPKAALISERNVTDDVLLSPFSNRGASLTVINIDSEDEDEPKKHQQTNKQLEEPPRCPSPPPLLSPDHKQSRKVQRKLSEIDRKLNSLISVERQTRSKRRRGSSPAPPLMGCDDDVITLSPTLREIPLKVRCGTVIHKIPVQISTPVSSVLTQLSVILEAPPPRLLLLRDGVELPNNWSIGQLGIGITDIIECFVMAEESGGDIITVRLQSKDRDSTQEFSLPREAPLSSVFIRFTSQMSPEKRKSVRFLFDGCKVLPHQTPAQLDMEDGDIIEVWL